In Terriglobales bacterium, the following proteins share a genomic window:
- a CDS encoding helix-turn-helix transcriptional regulator gives MAFGPVSGNQYHRSKEQTTTPEQEALHKLKSEAAKAAGILSRLETEISESQRRALDRSRMDTEWERLLGTQTESPNTVLEAGQEVPEYDPVKKFDNRLTFAVAQQGDARLDDGSASKSSNPDFDWQQIDLSLANLMLSNISEEIRKSIREEEHRIDFDNIRNENVLAIPTLRLKMHLRRTGEWAQRIYDAYREVWQRQGKTLSPEFLRAVCARGVRVLVAARTGAVINELETEAVRTRNYPEEWLKATTAEFRREMQRLLAHWERRIEIDAKRQEHDRNALTDATGKYDHTAAKSKNSIVGKNLDRFRKECGWSFNELAQQTGLDKKLVLGHINKGKGIRPNTVKIYADAFGRKLERKVLVAELES, from the coding sequence ATGGCATTCGGCCCGGTCAGCGGGAACCAATACCATCGCTCCAAGGAGCAAACAACAACTCCCGAGCAGGAGGCTCTGCACAAACTCAAATCAGAGGCTGCGAAAGCGGCGGGTATTTTGAGCAGGTTGGAAACCGAAATTTCCGAGAGTCAACGCCGGGCACTGGATCGCTCCAGAATGGACACAGAATGGGAGCGTTTACTGGGCACACAGACAGAGAGCCCGAATACAGTTCTCGAGGCAGGGCAGGAGGTACCCGAATACGATCCGGTGAAGAAATTCGACAACCGGCTCACGTTCGCTGTGGCACAACAGGGAGATGCGCGGCTCGATGACGGTAGCGCCTCCAAATCTTCCAATCCCGACTTTGATTGGCAGCAAATTGACCTCTCCCTTGCCAACCTAATGCTTAGTAACATCTCAGAAGAGATTCGAAAAAGCATTCGAGAAGAAGAACATCGAATCGATTTTGACAACATTCGCAACGAAAATGTGCTTGCAATCCCCACCTTACGGTTAAAAATGCACTTGCGACGCACGGGTGAGTGGGCGCAGCGAATATACGACGCCTACCGCGAAGTTTGGCAACGACAAGGAAAGACCTTATCGCCGGAGTTTCTTCGTGCGGTGTGTGCGAGGGGGGTTCGTGTTTTAGTAGCGGCGCGTACAGGTGCGGTCATAAATGAACTTGAGACGGAAGCGGTACGTACGCGGAACTACCCGGAAGAGTGGCTGAAGGCCACCACAGCTGAGTTTCGTCGTGAAATGCAACGACTTCTCGCCCACTGGGAGCGCAGAATTGAAATCGATGCGAAGCGCCAAGAACATGACCGAAATGCCCTGACTGACGCTACTGGCAAGTACGACCACACCGCTGCAAAGTCCAAAAACTCCATTGTCGGAAAAAATCTAGACAGGTTTCGAAAGGAGTGTGGATGGAGTTTTAACGAGCTGGCGCAGCAGACGGGATTGGACAAGAAGCTAGTTCTCGGCCACATCAATAAAGGCAAAGGCATTCGGCCCAATACAGTAAAAATCTATGCTGACGCTTTCGGTAGAAAACTCGAACGCAAGGTTCTTGTTGCTGAACTGGAGAGCTAA